The Magnetococcus marinus MC-1 genome contains the following window.
TGCAACAGCTTGGGCTTACCCATTTTTTCATCATACTTGGGATAGGTGGCCCCGACCCCTTTAAGCGCCTCGCCATCCTCACCGTGACAGCTGGCGCAGCTCTTCTCGCCACGCATTTTATTAAAGTAGCCCTTACCATCCTCAATGGCCCCCTCGCTGGGAGGAAAATCCGCCATCTCACGGAATTTATCTGAGTATTTGTAGAGCCCTTGATCAATCTCCGGGTTATAACCGGTGACATCCATGGCCCAGGCCGAACCCGCCAGCAGCGCCGCCCCCAGCAGACCCGTTATCCCCGCCATGCTCTTTTTGTTGGTCATATTGATTCCCCCCGAATCACTTTACCTTAACACTGGCACTCTTGGTGAAAACCCCACCCTTGTTATCTTTCCAAGTAAGGGTCAGATCGCCGGGCTTATCCACCTTGAGATAGAACTCCAGAAAGGGATCTTGCGAAACCGCCGCGCCCCACTTGGCCGCAAACACCTGGGTACCATTAAAGACCGCCGTGACATCCTCAATATAGTGGGCAGGGATCTTCTCACCGGTTTTTTTATCTTTACGGTTGCCGGTCTCCATGGGATGACGCACCATCGCTTTGACCGAAACCACATCACCAGCGTTGACACTGCTGGGCATCTTAATTTTTGCTTTTCCTACATCAGCCATTGTCGTTACCTCACGTCTAAGATTCGTATCAATCTGTTATTTACGGTATAACCAGCAGAAATCAGCCGCCACAACCACCAATGGTCACCTTCACCTCTTTCGAGGTACCGATGAGCTTACCGGTATTGGTCATGGCTACGGCACGAACCTGTGAGGTCTTACCGATCTTTAGACGGGCAGAAACATACGCTTTACCGTTGGCAGGACCCATGGCATAGACCCCTGCAAAGGGGGTGGGATTATTGTCGACAAACACCCCTATGGATTGGATATAGTTGTCGGTATCCATGGGGTGATCAACGGTAATTTTAACCGGCACCATAGCACCATTTTCCGCAATAATTGGGGCATCAATCTTAACGGTATCACTCTCTTGGTAGTCACCGCTGCCCATGTGCTCTTTAATGTTAGCTTTAACTTTATCAAGGTCAGCAGCCATGGCACTCTGAGGAACCACCACACTACCCCCCAACAGGGCAGCTGCGACACCTGCACGACCGGCACCGGTAAACAGCGCACGGCGGGTCATTTCAATCATTTGCATATCAGCCATCTTTCATTCTCCTGGTGTGATCTCTCACATATTGCCTGTATGGGTTGGTCGCGGTTATTTACGCAAGGTCAGTAGAAAAGCGATCACATCTTCAACCTCTTGGGCTTCTAAAACCCGCTTACCACGCCAATCTTTACGTAGATTGTGCTTACCTGTGTTGTCATAAAATGTGAACATCAGGGTGTCTGGATTATCCACCTTGGGGTTTACAATCTTTTGACGTATCCAACCCACGGAGCGCTCATTATTGCGAATCGCCTCATACAGATTTGGACCCGCATTGCCTGGAAAGGTCGCCTCGGGCAGCCAATGACACGCGATACAGTTACCCTTGTCGCGGGCCATGACCAGCTTTTTGCCGTTCACAGGGTCGCCGGGTTTATCGGTCAGCGGCTTGACAATGCCCATTTCGGTGGTCGCATCCGTTGCTGACCCCGTGGTGGCACAGCCGGAGACCAACATGGCCGTCGCCATGAA
Protein-coding sequences here:
- the soxZ gene encoding thiosulfate oxidation carrier complex protein SoxZ, with amino-acid sequence MADVGKAKIKMPSSVNAGDVVSVKAMVRHPMETGNRKDKKTGEKIPAHYIEDVTAVFNGTQVFAAKWGAAVSQDPFLEFYLKVDKPGDLTLTWKDNKGGVFTKSASVKVK
- the soxX gene encoding sulfur oxidation c-type cytochrome SoxX, with amino-acid sequence MLSFKKFTPVFMATAMLVSGCATTGSATDATTEMGIVKPLTDKPGDPVNGKKLVMARDKGNCIACHWLPEATFPGNAGPNLYEAIRNNERSVGWIRQKIVNPKVDNPDTLMFTFYDNTGKHNLRKDWRGKRVLEAQEVEDVIAFLLTLRK
- the soxY gene encoding thiosulfate oxidation carrier protein SoxY, translated to MADMQMIEMTRRALFTGAGRAGVAAALLGGSVVVPQSAMAADLDKVKANIKEHMGSGDYQESDTVKIDAPIIAENGAMVPVKITVDHPMDTDNYIQSIGVFVDNNPTPFAGVYAMGPANGKAYVSARLKIGKTSQVRAVAMTNTGKLIGTSKEVKVTIGGCGG